The following are from one region of the Sandaracinus amylolyticus genome:
- a CDS encoding four helix bundle protein, whose translation MLKVYTVARQALRRIGAIATLIEKHDGDLARQMRRAGTSVLLNLREGSQSQGRNRNARYWNAAGSANEVLGCLDCAEDLGYVRDVDPSLRAELNHVVGVTVRVARGVR comes from the coding sequence ATGCTGAAGGTCTACACGGTCGCACGCCAAGCACTCCGACGAATCGGCGCGATTGCCACTCTGATCGAGAAGCACGACGGAGATCTCGCGCGACAGATGCGACGCGCGGGAACGTCGGTGTTGCTCAATCTCCGCGAAGGATCGCAATCACAAGGTCGGAATCGAAACGCCCGCTACTGGAATGCCGCGGGCAGCGCGAACGAGGTGCTCGGATGCCTCGATTGCGCAGAAGACCTCGGATACGTGCGCGACGTGGATCCGAGCCTGCGCGCGGAGCTGAATCACGTGGTCGGCGTGACCGTGCGCGTGGCGCGCGGAGTGCGTTGA